A DNA window from Enterobacter asburiae contains the following coding sequences:
- the moeA gene encoding molybdopterin molybdotransferase MoeA translates to MDFTAGLMPLETALTQMLDRISPLHDVETLPLVRCFGRIAARDIVSPLNVPGFDNSAMDGYAVRLADLQTGNALPVAGKAFAGQPFSGEWPAGTCVRIMTGAPVPASCDAVVMQEETEQTDDGVRFTANVKAGQNIRRTGEDITLGATVFSAGQKLTAGELPVLASLGVAEIDVIRKVRVAVFSTGDELQLPGQPLQDGQIYDTNRLAVHLMLEQLGCEVINLGIIPDDPEKLRAAFIEADNAADVVISSGGVSVGEADYTKTILEELGEIAFWKLAIKPGKPFAFGKLQHSWFCGLPGNPVSAALTFYQLVIPLLAKLSGNSASPLPERQRVRASTRLKKSPGRLDFQRGILARNADGELEVSTTGHQGSHIFSSFSQGNCFIVLERERGNVEAGEWVEIERFNHLFGG, encoded by the coding sequence ATGGATTTTACCGCCGGACTGATGCCGCTTGAGACGGCACTCACGCAGATGCTTGACCGAATTTCCCCGCTGCATGACGTTGAGACGCTGCCCCTCGTGCGCTGTTTTGGCCGTATTGCCGCGCGCGATATCGTCTCTCCGCTTAACGTGCCGGGGTTTGATAATTCCGCGATGGACGGTTACGCGGTACGCCTGGCGGATCTCCAGACGGGTAATGCCCTGCCTGTGGCGGGTAAAGCCTTTGCGGGCCAGCCGTTTAGCGGTGAATGGCCTGCGGGCACCTGCGTGCGCATCATGACCGGCGCGCCGGTTCCGGCCAGCTGCGACGCCGTGGTAATGCAGGAAGAGACCGAACAGACCGACGACGGCGTGCGTTTTACCGCGAACGTCAAAGCGGGCCAGAACATCCGCCGCACGGGCGAAGATATCACGCTTGGCGCGACGGTCTTTTCTGCCGGGCAGAAGCTGACGGCAGGTGAGCTGCCGGTGCTGGCGTCGCTCGGCGTGGCTGAAATCGACGTTATCCGTAAAGTGCGCGTGGCCGTTTTCTCCACCGGCGACGAGCTGCAGCTTCCGGGCCAGCCGCTGCAGGACGGTCAGATATACGACACCAACCGCCTGGCGGTACACCTGATGCTGGAGCAGCTGGGCTGCGAGGTGATTAACCTCGGCATTATTCCTGACGATCCGGAAAAACTGCGAGCCGCGTTTATCGAGGCGGATAACGCAGCCGACGTGGTCATCAGCTCCGGCGGCGTCTCCGTGGGCGAAGCGGATTACACCAAAACCATCCTTGAAGAGCTGGGTGAAATCGCCTTCTGGAAGCTGGCCATCAAGCCGGGAAAACCGTTCGCCTTTGGCAAACTCCAGCACAGCTGGTTCTGCGGCCTGCCGGGTAATCCGGTCTCGGCGGCACTCACCTTCTACCAGCTGGTGATCCCGCTGCTGGCGAAGCTTTCCGGCAACAGCGCCAGCCCGCTGCCGGAACGCCAGCGCGTGCGCGCTTCCACGCGCCTGAAAAAATCGCCGGGCCGCCTCGATTTCCAGCGCGGCATCCTGGCGCGCAACGCGGACGGCGAGCTGGAAGTGAGCACCACCGGGCACCAGGGCTCACACATTTTCAGCTCCTTCAGCCAGGGCAACTGCTTTATCGTCCTGGAGCGCGAGCGCGGCAATGTGGAAGCAGGCGAGTGGGTTGAGATCGAGCGTTTTAACCACCTGTTCGGAGGCTGA
- the iaaA gene encoding beta-aspartyl-peptidase, which translates to MVNAVIAIHGGAGAITRAQLSPEQEKRYIDALYAIVETGQKMLKAGESALDVVTEAVRLLEECPLFNAGIGSVFTRDETHELDACVMDGVTLKAGAVAGVSHLRNPVLAARLVMEASPHVLLTGAGAEAFAFGHGMEPVSPDLFSTEERYQQLLEARSAGMTQLDHTAPLDETTKMGTVGAVALDKAGNLAAATSTGGMTNKLPGRVGDSPLPGAGCYANNATAAVSCTGTGEVFIRALAAYDITALMDYGGLSLSEACERVVMEKLPALGGVGGLIAVDREGNVALPFNSEGMYRAWGYAGDEPSTGIYRE; encoded by the coding sequence ATGGTTAATGCGGTAATCGCAATTCATGGTGGCGCCGGGGCAATCACCCGAGCACAGCTCAGTCCCGAGCAGGAAAAGCGCTATATCGACGCGCTGTACGCCATTGTGGAAACGGGTCAGAAAATGCTGAAAGCGGGCGAAAGCGCGCTGGACGTGGTCACCGAGGCGGTGCGCCTGCTGGAAGAGTGTCCGTTATTTAATGCAGGGATCGGTTCGGTCTTTACCCGGGATGAAACGCACGAGCTGGATGCCTGCGTGATGGACGGCGTCACCCTGAAAGCGGGCGCCGTGGCGGGCGTGAGTCATCTGCGCAATCCGGTGCTGGCGGCGCGTCTGGTGATGGAGGCGAGTCCGCACGTGCTGCTCACAGGGGCCGGGGCAGAGGCGTTTGCCTTCGGGCACGGAATGGAACCGGTATCGCCGGATCTGTTTTCCACGGAGGAGCGCTATCAGCAGCTGCTGGAGGCCCGTTCGGCGGGCATGACGCAGCTTGACCATACAGCGCCGCTTGATGAAACCACCAAAATGGGCACGGTCGGCGCGGTGGCGCTGGATAAGGCCGGAAACCTCGCGGCGGCGACCTCAACGGGCGGGATGACCAACAAGCTGCCCGGGCGCGTCGGCGATAGCCCGCTGCCTGGCGCCGGCTGCTACGCCAATAACGCGACGGCGGCGGTGTCGTGTACCGGAACCGGGGAAGTGTTTATTCGCGCCCTCGCGGCCTACGACATCACCGCGCTGATGGATTACGGCGGTTTAAGCCTCAGCGAAGCCTGCGAGCGCGTGGTGATGGAGAAACTGCCTGCCCTGGGCGGCGTCGGCGGGCTCATTGCGGTGGATCGTGAGGGCAACGTGGCTCTGCCGTTCAACAGCGAAGGTATGTACCGCGCCTGGGGTTATGCCGGTGATGAACCGAGCACGGGCATCTATCGTGAATAA
- the gsiD gene encoding glutathione ABC transporter permease GsiD, with the protein MRLLNWRRQAVLNAMPGLKPDHVRTPWSEFWRRFRRQPVAMTAGLFVLLLIAVAVIAPWVAPFDAENYFDYDRLNDGPSMLHWFGVDSLGRDIFSRVLVGAQISLAAGVFAVLIGAAIGTVLGLVAGYYEGWWDRIIMRICDVLFAFPGILLAIAVVAIMGSGMANVIIAVAVFSIPAFARLVRGNTLVLKQQTFIESARSMGASDATILFSHILPGTVSSIVVYFTMRIGVSIISAASLSFLGLGAQPPTPEWGAMLNEARADMVIAPHVAIFPSLAIFLTVLAFNLLGDGLRDALDPRIKG; encoded by the coding sequence ATGCGATTGTTGAACTGGCGACGTCAGGCCGTTTTAAACGCGATGCCGGGGCTAAAACCGGACCACGTCCGCACCCCGTGGTCTGAATTCTGGCGGCGTTTTCGCCGTCAGCCGGTCGCGATGACCGCGGGGCTGTTTGTGCTGCTGCTGATTGCGGTGGCGGTGATTGCGCCGTGGGTGGCGCCGTTTGATGCGGAAAACTATTTTGACTACGACCGTCTGAACGACGGACCGTCGATGCTTCACTGGTTCGGCGTGGACTCACTCGGGCGCGATATCTTTAGCCGCGTGCTGGTCGGGGCGCAGATCTCGCTTGCCGCCGGGGTGTTCGCGGTGCTGATTGGCGCGGCCATCGGTACCGTGCTGGGTCTCGTTGCCGGGTATTACGAAGGCTGGTGGGACCGCATCATCATGCGCATCTGCGACGTGCTGTTTGCTTTTCCCGGCATTCTGCTGGCGATTGCCGTGGTGGCGATCATGGGCAGCGGCATGGCGAACGTCATCATTGCGGTCGCGGTCTTTTCGATTCCGGCGTTCGCGCGGCTGGTGCGCGGCAATACGCTGGTGCTGAAACAGCAGACGTTTATCGAATCCGCGCGCAGCATGGGGGCCAGCGATGCCACCATCCTGTTCAGCCATATTCTGCCGGGTACGGTGTCGTCCATCGTGGTCTATTTCACCATGCGCATCGGCGTGTCGATTATTTCGGCGGCCAGCCTGTCGTTTCTGGGGCTAGGGGCGCAGCCTCCGACGCCGGAGTGGGGCGCGATGCTGAACGAGGCGAGGGCGGATATGGTGATTGCGCCACACGTGGCGATCTTCCCGAGTCTGGCTATTTTCCTGACCGTGCTGGCGTTTAATCTGCTGGGGGACGGGCTGCGCGACGCGCTGGATCCGAGGATTAAGGGGTAG
- the gsiB gene encoding glutathione ABC transporter substrate-binding protein GsiB produces MVTFVARRWLLAASVTAALAAAPAFAAKDVVVAVGSNFTTLDPYDANDTLSQAVAKSFYQGLFGLDKEMKLKNVLAEGYTVSDDGLVYTIKLRTGVKFQDGTDFNAEAVKVNLDRASNPENSLKRYNLYKNIASTEVVDPATVKITLKEPFSAFINILAHPATAMISPAALKKYGKEIGFHPVGTGPYELLTWNQTDFVKVKKFAGYWQQGLPKLDTITWRPVVDNNTRAAMLQTGEAQFAFPIPYEQAAILQKNSKLELVASPSIMQRYISMNVTQKPFDNPKVREAINYAINRQALVKVAFAGYATPATGVLPPAIAYAQSYQPWPYDPAKARELLKEAGFPNGFSTTLWSSHNHSTAQKVLQFTQQQLAQVGIKVQVTAMDAGQRAAEVEGKGQKESGVRMFYTGWTASTGEADWALSPLFASQNWPPTLFNTAFYSNPQVDKDLADALKTTKPEEKARLYKDAQDIIWKESPWVPLVVEKLVSAHNKALTGFYIMPDTGFSFDDADLK; encoded by the coding sequence ATGGTTACATTTGTAGCGCGTAGATGGTTGTTAGCCGCGAGCGTGACGGCAGCCCTGGCCGCTGCCCCCGCGTTCGCTGCCAAAGACGTGGTGGTCGCCGTCGGCTCCAATTTCACCACGCTCGATCCGTATGACGCCAACGACACGCTCTCTCAGGCGGTGGCGAAATCGTTCTATCAGGGCCTGTTTGGCCTCGATAAAGAGATGAAGCTCAAAAACGTGCTGGCGGAGGGGTATACCGTGTCCGACGACGGGCTGGTGTATACCATCAAACTCAGGACCGGCGTGAAGTTCCAGGACGGGACAGACTTCAATGCGGAGGCGGTGAAGGTTAACCTGGACCGCGCCAGCAATCCGGAAAATAGCCTCAAGCGCTATAACCTGTATAAAAATATCGCCAGCACCGAGGTGGTCGACCCGGCGACGGTCAAAATCACCCTGAAAGAGCCGTTCTCCGCGTTTATCAATATCCTGGCGCATCCGGCAACGGCGATGATTTCCCCTGCCGCGCTGAAAAAATACGGCAAGGAGATCGGCTTCCACCCTGTTGGCACCGGCCCTTACGAACTGCTCACCTGGAACCAGACCGATTTTGTGAAGGTGAAGAAATTCGCGGGATACTGGCAGCAGGGGCTGCCGAAGCTCGACACCATCACCTGGCGCCCGGTGGTGGACAACAACACCCGCGCGGCGATGCTGCAAACCGGCGAGGCGCAGTTTGCCTTCCCGATCCCCTATGAGCAGGCCGCCATTTTGCAGAAAAACAGCAAGCTGGAGCTGGTCGCCAGCCCGTCGATCATGCAGCGCTACATCAGCATGAACGTCACGCAAAAGCCGTTCGATAACCCGAAGGTGCGTGAAGCCATCAACTACGCCATTAACCGTCAGGCGCTGGTGAAGGTCGCTTTTGCCGGCTATGCCACCCCGGCCACCGGCGTGCTGCCGCCGGCGATCGCCTATGCGCAAAGCTATCAGCCGTGGCCGTACGATCCGGCTAAAGCGCGCGAGCTGCTGAAAGAGGCGGGCTTCCCGAACGGTTTCAGCACCACGCTGTGGTCCTCGCATAATCACAGTACCGCCCAGAAGGTGCTGCAATTTACCCAGCAGCAGCTGGCGCAGGTGGGGATCAAGGTACAGGTCACCGCAATGGATGCCGGACAGCGTGCGGCAGAAGTGGAGGGGAAAGGGCAGAAAGAGAGCGGCGTGCGGATGTTCTACACCGGCTGGACGGCCTCGACCGGTGAAGCCGACTGGGCGCTGTCGCCGCTGTTTGCCTCGCAAAACTGGCCGCCAACCCTGTTCAACACCGCGTTTTACAGCAACCCGCAGGTGGACAAAGACCTGGCCGATGCCCTGAAAACCACCAAACCGGAAGAGAAGGCGCGTCTCTATAAAGACGCGCAGGATATTATCTGGAAAGAGTCACCGTGGGTGCCGCTGGTGGTGGAGAAACTGGTGTCAGCCCATAACAAAGCGTTGACGGGGTTCTACATCATGCCGGACACGGGCTTTAGCTTTGACGATGCGGATTTAAAATAA
- the rimO gene encoding 30S ribosomal protein S12 methylthiotransferase RimO, protein MSNVTHQPKIGFVSLGCPKNLVDSERILTELRTEGYDVVPSYDNADMVIVNTCGFIDSAVQESLEAIGEALTENGKVIVTGCLGAKEDQIREVHPKVLEITGPHSYEQVLEHVHHYVPKPKHNPFLSLVPEQGVKLTPRHYAYLKISEGCNHRCTFCIIPSMRGDLVSRPIGEVLAEAKRLADAGVKELLVISQDTSAYGVDVKHRSGFHNGEPVKTSMVGLCEQLSKLGIWTRLHYVYPYPHVDEVIPLMAEGKILPYLDIPLQHASPRILKLMKRPGSVDRQLARIKQWREICPDLTLRSTFIVGFPGETEEDFQMLLDFLKEARLDRVGCFKYSPVEGATANELADQVPEEVKEERWNRFMQLQQQISAERLQEKVGREIMVIVDEVDEEGAIGRSMADAPEIDGAVYLNGETNVKPGDIIRVKVENADEYDLWGSRV, encoded by the coding sequence ATGAGCAATGTTACGCACCAGCCGAAAATCGGCTTCGTCTCCCTGGGCTGCCCGAAAAACCTCGTGGATTCCGAACGCATCCTGACCGAACTGCGCACCGAGGGCTATGACGTGGTGCCAAGCTACGACAACGCCGATATGGTGATCGTGAACACCTGCGGCTTTATCGACAGCGCGGTTCAGGAATCACTGGAAGCCATCGGTGAGGCCCTGACGGAAAACGGCAAAGTGATTGTTACCGGCTGTCTGGGCGCGAAAGAAGACCAGATCCGCGAAGTGCACCCGAAGGTGCTGGAGATCACCGGCCCGCACAGCTACGAGCAGGTGCTGGAACATGTTCATCACTACGTGCCAAAACCAAAGCACAACCCGTTCCTGAGCCTGGTGCCAGAGCAGGGCGTGAAGCTGACGCCGCGCCACTACGCTTACTTAAAAATTTCCGAAGGCTGCAACCATCGCTGCACCTTCTGCATCATCCCGTCCATGCGCGGCGATCTGGTGAGCCGTCCGATTGGTGAAGTGCTGGCGGAAGCTAAACGTCTGGCCGACGCGGGCGTGAAGGAGCTGCTGGTCATCTCCCAGGACACCTCGGCTTACGGCGTGGACGTTAAACACCGCTCCGGTTTCCACAACGGCGAGCCGGTGAAAACCAGCATGGTCGGCCTGTGCGAACAGTTGTCGAAGCTCGGTATCTGGACGCGTCTGCACTACGTCTATCCGTATCCGCACGTTGACGAGGTGATCCCGCTGATGGCGGAAGGCAAAATTCTGCCGTACCTGGATATCCCGCTGCAGCACGCCAGCCCGCGTATCCTGAAGCTGATGAAGCGTCCTGGATCCGTTGATCGCCAGCTGGCGCGCATCAAGCAGTGGCGCGAGATCTGCCCGGATCTGACCCTGCGCTCCACCTTCATCGTCGGCTTCCCGGGTGAAACCGAAGAAGACTTCCAGATGCTGCTCGACTTCCTGAAAGAAGCCCGTCTGGACCGCGTAGGCTGCTTCAAGTACAGCCCGGTTGAAGGCGCTACTGCCAACGAGCTGGCGGACCAGGTGCCGGAAGAGGTGAAAGAAGAGCGCTGGAACCGCTTCATGCAGCTGCAGCAGCAGATCTCTGCCGAGCGTCTGCAGGAAAAAGTGGGCCGCGAGATCATGGTCATCGTTGACGAAGTGGACGAAGAAGGCGCGATTGGCCGCAGCATGGCGGACGCCCCTGAGATCGACGGCGCGGTGTACCTGAACGGCGAAACCAACGTTAAGCCGGGTGATATTATTCGCGTGAAGGTTGAAAACGCGGACGAGTATGACCTGTGGGGTAGCCGGGTTTAA
- the gsiC gene encoding glutathione ABC transporter permease GsiC, with translation MLNYVCKRLLGLIPTLLIVAVLVFLFVHMLPGDPARLVAGPEADATVIDLVRKQLGLDQPLYMQFIHYICNVLQGDFGISMVSRRPVSEEIASRFMPTFWLTIASMSWAVVFGLGAGIIAAVWRNRWPDKLGMALAVTGISFPAFALGMLLMQIFSVELGWLPTVGADTWKHYILPSMTLGAAVSAVMARFTRASFVDVLSEDYIRTARAKGVSEKWVILKHGFRNAMIPVVTMMGLQFGFLLGGSIVVEKVFNWPGLGRLLVDSVEMRDYPVIQAEVLLFSLEFILINLVVDVLYAAINPAIRYK, from the coding sequence ATGCTGAATTATGTTTGTAAACGCCTGCTGGGGCTTATTCCGACGCTGCTGATTGTGGCGGTCCTGGTGTTTTTGTTTGTCCATATGCTGCCGGGCGATCCGGCGCGTCTGGTCGCCGGGCCTGAGGCGGATGCCACCGTTATTGACCTGGTGCGTAAGCAGCTTGGCCTCGACCAGCCGCTGTATATGCAGTTCATCCATTACATTTGCAACGTTCTGCAGGGCGATTTTGGTATCTCAATGGTGTCGCGCCGTCCGGTGTCGGAGGAGATTGCCAGCCGCTTTATGCCGACGTTCTGGTTAACGATAGCCAGCATGAGCTGGGCGGTCGTGTTCGGGCTTGGCGCCGGGATTATCGCGGCCGTCTGGCGCAACCGCTGGCCGGACAAGCTCGGCATGGCGCTGGCGGTGACCGGCATCTCCTTCCCGGCGTTCGCGCTGGGGATGCTGCTGATGCAGATCTTCTCCGTCGAACTGGGCTGGCTGCCGACCGTCGGGGCTGATACCTGGAAGCACTACATCCTGCCTTCCATGACGCTGGGGGCTGCCGTTTCGGCGGTAATGGCCCGCTTTACCCGCGCCTCGTTCGTTGACGTGCTGAGCGAAGATTATATTCGCACCGCGCGGGCGAAAGGGGTCAGCGAGAAGTGGGTCATTCTCAAGCACGGATTCCGCAATGCGATGATCCCGGTAGTGACGATGATGGGGCTGCAGTTTGGCTTTCTGCTCGGCGGCTCGATCGTCGTGGAAAAGGTCTTCAACTGGCCGGGGCTGGGACGCCTGCTTGTTGATTCCGTCGAGATGCGCGACTACCCGGTGATTCAGGCGGAAGTCCTGCTTTTCTCGCTGGAGTTTATTCTTATCAACTTAGTGGTGGACGTGCTCTACGCCGCCATTAACCCGGCCATCAGGTACAAGTAA
- the gsiA gene encoding glutathione ABC transporter ATP-binding protein GsiA codes for MPHSEELDNREVLAVHQLNIAFQEERQFIPAVQNLSFTLRRGETLAIVGESGSGKSVTALALMRLLEQTGGQISSEKMLLRRRNRQVIDLNELSGSQMQGVRGADIAMIFQEPMTSLNPVFPVGEQIAESIRLHQGLSGDEALNEARRMLELVRIPEAQAILGRYPHQLSGGMRQRVMIAMALSCRPAVLVADEPTTALDVTIQAQILQLIKVLQQEMEMGVIFITHDMGVVADIADRVLVMHKGSAVETGPVEQIFHAPVHPYTKALLAAVPRLGAMNGSDLPRRFPLISLEASELQEEEREQDTVVPGKPILEVRDLVTRFPLRSGVLNRVKREVHAVENVSFDLWPGETLALVGESGCGKSTTGRALLRLVESQEGSITFNGERIDTLPDSKLQAVRRDIQFIFQDPYASLDPRHTVGYSIMEPLRVHNLLDGEAAQRRVAWLLERVGLKPEHAWRYPHEFSGGQRQRICIARALALNPKVVIADESVSALDVSIRAQIINLLLDLQRDMGIAFLFISHDMAVVERISHRVAVMFMGQIVEIGPRRAVFENPQHPYTRKLIAAVPVADPAHRHGQRVLLQDEMPSNIHKRGEAVERVTLREVGPGHFVAPPRQDNAFSRL; via the coding sequence GTGCCGCACAGTGAAGAACTGGACAACCGCGAAGTGCTGGCTGTCCATCAGCTCAATATTGCGTTTCAGGAAGAGCGGCAGTTCATCCCCGCAGTACAGAATTTATCGTTCACGCTCAGGCGCGGCGAGACGCTGGCGATTGTTGGCGAGTCCGGATCCGGTAAATCGGTCACCGCGCTGGCGCTGATGCGCCTGCTGGAACAGACGGGCGGGCAAATCAGCAGCGAGAAAATGCTCCTGCGCCGCCGTAACCGTCAGGTCATTGATTTAAATGAGCTGAGCGGTTCGCAGATGCAGGGCGTGCGCGGGGCGGATATTGCGATGATCTTCCAGGAGCCGATGACCTCCCTGAACCCGGTTTTCCCGGTCGGGGAACAAATCGCCGAGTCCATCCGCCTGCATCAGGGGCTGAGCGGCGATGAAGCGCTCAACGAGGCCCGACGGATGCTGGAGCTGGTGCGCATCCCGGAGGCGCAGGCCATTCTGGGTCGGTACCCGCATCAGCTTTCCGGCGGCATGCGCCAGCGGGTGATGATTGCCATGGCGCTCTCCTGCCGTCCGGCGGTGCTGGTTGCCGATGAACCGACGACGGCGCTGGACGTGACGATTCAGGCGCAGATCCTGCAGCTCATCAAAGTGCTGCAGCAGGAGATGGAGATGGGGGTGATATTCATCACCCACGATATGGGCGTAGTCGCCGATATCGCCGATCGGGTGCTGGTGATGCACAAGGGCAGCGCGGTGGAAACCGGCCCGGTTGAGCAGATTTTTCACGCGCCCGTGCATCCTTACACCAAAGCGCTGCTGGCGGCGGTTCCGCGCCTGGGGGCGATGAACGGCAGCGATTTGCCGCGCCGCTTCCCGCTGATTTCTCTTGAGGCGTCTGAGCTACAGGAGGAGGAGCGCGAGCAGGACACCGTGGTGCCGGGTAAGCCCATTCTGGAAGTGCGCGATCTGGTCACCCGTTTTCCGCTGCGCAGCGGCGTACTGAACCGCGTTAAGCGCGAAGTGCACGCGGTGGAAAACGTCAGTTTCGATCTTTGGCCGGGCGAAACGCTGGCGCTGGTGGGGGAGTCCGGCTGCGGTAAATCCACCACCGGGCGCGCGTTGCTCCGTCTGGTGGAATCACAGGAAGGCAGCATTACCTTTAACGGCGAGCGCATTGATACCCTTCCGGACAGCAAGCTGCAGGCGGTGCGGCGGGATATTCAGTTTATTTTCCAGGACCCGTATGCCTCCCTCGATCCGCGCCATACGGTGGGGTATTCGATCATGGAGCCGCTGCGGGTACATAACCTGCTCGACGGCGAAGCGGCCCAGCGTCGCGTGGCCTGGCTGCTGGAGCGCGTCGGCCTGAAGCCGGAGCACGCATGGCGTTATCCGCACGAGTTTTCCGGCGGACAGCGGCAGCGTATCTGCATCGCCCGCGCGCTGGCGCTGAACCCGAAAGTGGTGATTGCCGATGAATCCGTCTCGGCGCTGGATGTCTCTATCCGGGCGCAAATCATCAACCTGCTGCTGGATTTACAGCGGGATATGGGCATCGCCTTCCTGTTTATCTCGCACGATATGGCGGTGGTCGAGCGCATCAGCCATCGCGTGGCGGTGATGTTTATGGGGCAGATCGTGGAGATTGGGCCGCGAAGGGCGGTGTTTGAAAACCCGCAGCACCCGTACACCCGCAAGCTTATCGCGGCGGTCCCGGTAGCCGATCCGGCGCATCGTCACGGCCAGCGCGTGCTGCTGCAGGATGAAATGCCGAGCAATATTCATAAACGCGGCGAGGCCGTGGAGCGCGTGACGCTGCGCGAGGTCGGGCCGGGTCATTTCGTCGCTCCCCCGCGTCAGGACAACGCTTTTTCGCGGTTATAA
- the fsa gene encoding fructose-6-phosphate aldolase, translating to MELYLDTSDVAAVKKLARIFPLAGVTTNPSIVAAGKTPLDVLLPALHDALGGKGRLFAQVMATTAEGMVEDARKLRAIINDLVVKVPVTAEGLAAIKMLKAEGIPTLGTAVYGAAQGMLSALAGAEYVAPYVNRLDAQGGDGIQTVVELQQLLTLHAPQSKVLAASFKTPRQALDCLLAGCESITLPLDVAQQFITSPAVDAAIVKFEQDWQGAFGRTSI from the coding sequence ATGGAACTTTATCTCGACACATCTGACGTTGCGGCAGTCAAAAAGCTGGCGCGCATTTTCCCGCTGGCGGGCGTAACCACCAACCCAAGCATTGTTGCTGCAGGTAAAACGCCGCTGGACGTTTTGCTGCCAGCGCTGCACGACGCGCTGGGCGGCAAAGGCCGTCTTTTCGCCCAGGTGATGGCGACCACCGCTGAAGGGATGGTGGAGGACGCGCGCAAGCTGCGCGCCATCATTAACGACCTGGTAGTAAAAGTGCCGGTGACCGCCGAAGGGCTGGCGGCGATCAAGATGCTGAAAGCGGAAGGGATCCCGACGCTGGGTACGGCGGTTTACGGTGCTGCGCAGGGGATGCTCTCCGCGCTGGCGGGGGCGGAGTATGTAGCGCCTTACGTTAACCGCCTGGACGCGCAGGGCGGGGACGGGATCCAGACCGTGGTTGAACTGCAACAGCTGCTGACGCTGCACGCCCCGCAGTCAAAGGTGCTGGCCGCGAGCTTCAAAACGCCGCGTCAGGCGCTGGACTGCCTGCTGGCGGGCTGCGAGTCCATCACGCTGCCGCTGGACGTGGCGCAGCAGTTTATTACTTCTCCGGCCGTGGATGCGGCGATTGTGAAGTTTGAGCAGGACTGGCAGGGGGCGTTTGGACGGACGTCGATCTAA
- the moeB gene encoding molybdopterin-synthase adenylyltransferase MoeB, with the protein MTVELSDPEIMRYNRQIVLRGFDFEGQEALKAASVLVVGLGGLGCAAAQYLAAAGVGRMTLLDFDTVSVSNLQRQTLHSDATVGQPKVDSARTALARINPNVQFTLIDAMLDDDVLSAQIAQHDLVLDCTDNVTVRNQLNAGCFAHKIPLVSGAAIRMEGQISVFTYGEGEPCYRCLSRLFGENALTCVEAGVMAPLVGVIGSLQAMEAIKVLARYGTPAAGKIVMYDAMTCQFREMKLMRNPGCEVCGG; encoded by the coding sequence ATGACGGTGGAGCTGAGCGACCCGGAGATAATGCGCTACAACCGCCAGATTGTGCTGCGCGGGTTTGATTTCGAAGGTCAGGAAGCGCTTAAGGCAGCAAGCGTGCTGGTTGTTGGGCTCGGCGGCCTGGGCTGCGCCGCCGCGCAGTATCTTGCGGCGGCGGGCGTGGGCAGGATGACGCTGCTGGATTTTGATACCGTGTCGGTGTCAAATCTCCAGCGCCAGACGCTGCACAGCGATGCGACGGTTGGACAGCCGAAGGTGGATTCTGCCCGCACGGCGCTGGCGCGCATCAACCCCAACGTTCAGTTCACCCTGATTGACGCGATGCTGGATGACGACGTGCTGTCCGCGCAGATTGCGCAGCATGATCTGGTGCTGGACTGCACCGATAACGTCACGGTCCGTAACCAGCTGAACGCGGGCTGCTTTGCCCACAAAATCCCGCTGGTCTCCGGCGCGGCGATCCGCATGGAGGGGCAAATCAGCGTCTTCACGTACGGGGAAGGCGAACCCTGCTACCGCTGCCTGAGCCGCTTGTTCGGCGAGAACGCCCTGACCTGCGTTGAGGCGGGCGTAATGGCGCCATTGGTCGGCGTGATTGGCTCGCTGCAGGCGATGGAAGCGATCAAAGTGCTGGCGCGCTACGGCACACCTGCCGCGGGGAAAATCGTAATGTATGACGCGATGACCTGCCAGTTCCGCGAGATGAAGCTGATGCGTAACCCAGGGTGTGAGGTTTGCGGAGGTTAA